The following coding sequences lie in one Mesorhizobium sp. NZP2298 genomic window:
- a CDS encoding glycosyltransferase, translating into MAQKTIAFFPEAAYGPALNSVGIAQAVEARGHKAVFLSDPGFVEVYRGYGFEAHPVNLSEPMPPEQMAKFWEDFINGHIPNFRKSPYDQVDNYVKDCWTAIVDSAKWAQKDLPGVLAAIKPDVICVDNVILFPAIKQFGKPWVRVISCSENEIEDEDIPPHLSGCGENDHAGHQRYRDHFNAVIKPIHDDFNAFLTANNEATYPVGQFFEASPYLNLLLYPEAAKFKRRHPLDPAQFQYLEGCVRQEKPYAVPTFAKNNDGPLLYVSFGSLGAGDVDLLKRIIATLGKTRYRALVNVGGYKDQYTDVPGNVIVESWFPQPSVIPQVDAVIHHGGNNSFTECLYFGKPAIIMPYVWDGHDNATRVEETGHGFGMPRYDWSDAELIAKIETCLTDPRMKARLAKTSAQMHAQNGPEKAAGLLEALL; encoded by the coding sequence ATGGCGCAGAAGACGATCGCGTTTTTTCCCGAAGCCGCCTACGGCCCGGCGCTCAATTCCGTCGGCATCGCGCAAGCCGTCGAGGCGCGCGGCCACAAGGCTGTGTTCCTGTCGGACCCCGGCTTTGTCGAGGTCTACAGGGGCTACGGTTTCGAGGCGCATCCGGTGAACCTCTCCGAACCGATGCCGCCCGAGCAGATGGCCAAGTTCTGGGAGGATTTCATCAACGGCCACATCCCGAACTTCCGCAAGTCGCCCTACGACCAGGTCGACAACTATGTGAAGGATTGCTGGACCGCGATCGTCGACAGCGCCAAATGGGCCCAGAAGGATCTACCGGGCGTGCTTGCCGCCATCAAGCCCGACGTGATCTGCGTCGACAACGTCATCCTGTTCCCGGCGATAAAGCAGTTCGGCAAACCATGGGTACGCGTCATCTCCTGCTCGGAAAACGAGATCGAGGACGAGGACATCCCGCCGCATCTCTCCGGCTGCGGTGAGAATGACCACGCCGGGCACCAGCGCTACCGCGATCACTTCAACGCGGTGATCAAGCCGATCCATGACGACTTCAATGCCTTTCTCACAGCCAACAACGAAGCGACCTATCCGGTCGGCCAGTTCTTCGAGGCGTCGCCCTATCTGAACCTGCTGCTCTATCCCGAGGCCGCGAAATTCAAGCGCCGCCATCCGCTCGACCCGGCGCAATTCCAGTATCTCGAAGGCTGCGTGCGGCAAGAGAAGCCCTATGCGGTACCCACCTTCGCGAAGAACAATGATGGCCCGCTGCTCTATGTCTCTTTCGGCAGCCTCGGGGCCGGCGATGTCGATTTGCTGAAGCGCATCATCGCAACGCTAGGCAAGACGCGCTACCGCGCGCTGGTCAATGTCGGCGGCTACAAGGACCAGTACACAGACGTTCCCGGCAACGTCATCGTCGAGAGCTGGTTCCCGCAGCCTTCGGTCATCCCGCAGGTTGACGCCGTCATCCATCACGGCGGCAACAACTCGTTCACCGAATGCCTCTATTTCGGCAAGCCGGCAATCATCATGCCCTATGTCTGGGACGGCCACGACAACGCCACCCGGGTCGAGGAAACCGGCCACGGCTTCGGCATGCCGCGCTACGACTGGAGCGATGCCGAGCTGATCGCGAAGATCGAGACCTGCCTGACCGATCCCAGGATGAAGGCGAGGCTGGCGAAGACGTCGGCACAGATGCACGCGCAGAACGGGCCGGAAAAGGCGGCTGGGTTGCTGGAGGCGCTGCTGTGA
- a CDS encoding polyamine ABC transporter substrate-binding protein, with product MTATSPRRRALKVSSIAVGLALALSAPAMAAGLVISNWDGYMAPDAMAAFKTATGVSGEVVVHATNEEIMGKLIAAGGKGYDVVFVSSPFAEVLNKLGLTEPMDHAKVPNLANLYPEATKLPHDVGNTFSVPYTWGTTGLCYRSDLVKAAPTSWSDLLAPSDELKGKTTMLATDRWLLAAGQLDKGFSVNETDPAKMAEVKDLLISAKKTLLAYDDTTFYSKLVSGEALMVQAWDGWCNYGIAEKPEIKYVIPKEGSDLWVDTMVVMKASEHKDDAFKFINFMLDAKNHAWAAQNIDYKVPNKPAMESLPADFLAKFPNMAMPVADLVKFEQLRDVGEAQRDYSKIVSEIKAAQ from the coding sequence ATGACCGCTACCAGCCCGCGGCGCCGTGCGCTCAAGGTTTCTTCAATCGCTGTCGGCCTTGCCCTGGCGCTGTCCGCACCGGCAATGGCCGCCGGCCTCGTCATCTCCAACTGGGACGGCTACATGGCGCCCGATGCCATGGCCGCCTTCAAGACCGCGACCGGCGTCTCCGGCGAGGTCGTGGTGCACGCCACCAATGAAGAGATCATGGGCAAGCTCATCGCCGCCGGCGGCAAGGGCTATGACGTGGTCTTCGTGTCCTCGCCCTTCGCCGAAGTGCTGAACAAGCTCGGCCTGACCGAGCCGATGGACCACGCCAAGGTCCCCAACCTCGCCAACCTCTATCCCGAAGCAACGAAACTGCCGCACGATGTCGGCAACACTTTCTCGGTGCCGTACACCTGGGGCACGACCGGCCTCTGCTACCGCTCCGACCTCGTCAAGGCGGCGCCAACGAGTTGGAGCGACCTGCTCGCCCCTTCCGACGAGCTGAAGGGCAAGACCACCATGCTGGCGACCGATCGCTGGCTGCTGGCTGCCGGCCAGCTCGACAAGGGCTTTTCCGTCAACGAGACCGATCCGGCCAAGATGGCCGAGGTCAAGGACCTGCTGATCTCGGCCAAGAAGACCCTGCTCGCCTATGACGACACCACCTTCTATTCCAAGCTGGTTTCGGGCGAAGCGCTGATGGTGCAGGCCTGGGACGGTTGGTGCAATTACGGCATCGCCGAAAAGCCGGAGATCAAATACGTCATCCCGAAGGAAGGTTCCGACCTCTGGGTCGACACGATGGTGGTGATGAAGGCATCCGAGCACAAGGACGACGCCTTCAAGTTCATCAACTTCATGCTCGACGCCAAGAACCACGCCTGGGCGGCGCAGAACATCGACTACAAGGTGCCGAACAAGCCGGCGATGGAAAGCCTGCCGGCCGACTTCCTGGCCAAATTCCCCAACATGGCGATGCCGGTGGCCGACCTCGTCAAGTTCGAACAGCTGCGCGACGTCGGCGAGGCCCAGCGCGACTATTCCAAGATCGTCAGCGAGATCAAGGCCGCCCAGTAG
- a CDS encoding ABC transporter permease: MAPALVWLTALMVVPCALVLALAFFRRGIYGGIDYTFTLENFGLVFDPLYAGIFLKSARIAGSATLIAVVIGYAAAYAIAAAPRRWQPVFLFFAVLPFWSNYLIRTYAWIVLLNREGLITQLLRWLGYTGEPPSMLYTEGAVIAGLVYNYLPFVILACYAPLSRLNPELAEASRDLGASAATTFRRVVLPLTVPGIAAGAVFVFVLSIGNFVTPALLGGGRFQMIGNLVYDQFLTANDWPFGAALAMALIAIMLLVLMAQALAADRASGRAAEAKGNADG; the protein is encoded by the coding sequence ATGGCCCCGGCGCTGGTCTGGCTGACCGCGCTGATGGTGGTCCCGTGCGCGCTGGTGCTGGCGCTCGCCTTCTTCCGGCGCGGCATCTATGGCGGCATCGACTACACCTTCACGCTGGAGAATTTCGGGCTGGTCTTTGACCCGCTCTATGCCGGCATCTTCCTCAAATCGGCGCGCATCGCCGGCAGCGCCACCCTGATCGCCGTGGTGATCGGCTATGCCGCCGCCTATGCCATTGCCGCGGCACCGCGCCGGTGGCAGCCGGTGTTCCTGTTCTTCGCCGTGCTGCCGTTCTGGTCCAACTACCTGATCCGCACCTATGCCTGGATCGTGCTGCTCAACCGCGAAGGCCTGATCACGCAACTGCTGCGGTGGTTGGGCTACACCGGCGAGCCGCCGTCGATGCTCTATACCGAAGGCGCCGTCATCGCCGGCTTGGTCTACAACTATTTGCCCTTCGTCATCCTCGCCTGCTACGCGCCTTTGTCCCGGCTCAACCCGGAGCTTGCCGAAGCCTCACGTGATCTCGGCGCCTCGGCCGCCACCACCTTTCGCCGTGTCGTCCTGCCGCTGACCGTGCCCGGCATCGCCGCCGGCGCGGTCTTCGTCTTCGTGCTGTCGATCGGCAATTTCGTCACCCCGGCGCTGCTCGGCGGCGGCCGCTTCCAGATGATCGGCAATCTCGTCTACGACCAGTTCCTGACCGCCAATGACTGGCCCTTCGGCGCGGCACTCGCCATGGCGCTGATCGCCATCATGCTGCTGGTGCTGATGGCGCAAGCACTGGCCGCCGACCGCGCCTCGGGGCGGGCGGCCGAGGCCAAAGGTAATGCCGATGGCTGA
- a CDS encoding cupin domain-containing protein, with protein sequence MTTPIMQSPLAIADLVDWGIIPTMIEGQSHTSGKLLHKGPEGRSECGLWVCTPGKWHCHVTRDEFCHFLEGRCTYVHESGEVIEIEPDTAAFFPQDWKGVCTVHETIKKVYMIR encoded by the coding sequence ATGACCACACCCATCATGCAATCCCCCTTGGCCATCGCCGACCTCGTCGACTGGGGCATCATCCCGACCATGATCGAGGGGCAATCCCACACCTCGGGTAAATTGCTGCACAAAGGGCCCGAGGGCCGCTCCGAGTGCGGCCTGTGGGTCTGCACCCCTGGCAAATGGCACTGCCACGTTACCCGCGACGAGTTCTGCCACTTCCTCGAAGGCCGCTGCACCTACGTGCATGAATCCGGCGAGGTGATCGAGATCGAGCCGGACACGGCGGCCTTCTTTCCGCAGGACTGGAAGGGCGTCTGCACCGTCCATGAGACCATCAAGAAGGTCTACATGATCCGCTGA
- a CDS encoding GntR family transcriptional regulator, which produces MQAAARRPRTNHLDLAQRILDVARQRGFEPGARLPEQQIASLCNVSRTPVRAALSLLAERGVVRWEADTGYHLAVDLAAQPAIATELPSAEEDELAEAILRDRSARRLDQTVTAAALMRRYSAERKTVLKALNKLTEENLLDRAPGQSWLFRRTPDDPEAQGESYEFRLVLEPVAILTPGFRLDGARAAALRQGMDALSALPDAAFDTREFQRLDIDFHSMIAEGCANRFVADALADHLRLRRLPGLYGGVNVFRLRQSLLEHLNILDHLESRQYEVAADLLRIHLRLSRNQRPQAASRGAPALFGMISRPE; this is translated from the coding sequence ATGCAAGCCGCAGCCCGACGACCTCGCACCAACCATCTCGATCTGGCGCAGCGCATCCTGGACGTGGCGCGGCAGCGCGGCTTCGAACCCGGCGCGCGCCTGCCCGAGCAGCAGATCGCTTCGCTGTGCAATGTCTCGCGCACGCCGGTGCGGGCGGCACTCAGCCTGCTGGCGGAGCGGGGCGTCGTGCGCTGGGAGGCCGATACCGGTTACCACCTGGCGGTCGACCTCGCCGCGCAGCCGGCCATTGCCACCGAGCTTCCCAGCGCGGAGGAGGACGAGCTGGCCGAGGCTATCCTGCGCGACCGCTCGGCGCGCAGGCTGGACCAGACGGTGACCGCCGCGGCGTTGATGCGACGCTACAGCGCCGAGAGGAAGACGGTACTAAAAGCGCTTAATAAACTGACAGAAGAGAATCTTCTGGACCGTGCGCCCGGCCAGTCATGGCTGTTCCGCCGCACGCCCGACGATCCGGAGGCGCAAGGCGAAAGCTATGAATTCCGCCTGGTGCTGGAGCCCGTGGCGATCCTGACGCCGGGCTTCCGGCTGGACGGCGCGCGGGCTGCGGCCCTGCGCCAAGGCATGGACGCGCTATCGGCGCTGCCGGATGCCGCGTTCGACACGCGCGAGTTCCAGCGGCTGGATATAGATTTTCACAGCATGATCGCCGAGGGCTGCGCCAATCGCTTCGTCGCCGACGCGCTGGCCGATCACCTCAGGCTGCGCCGGCTGCCGGGCCTCTATGGCGGCGTCAACGTCTTCCGGCTCCGGCAATCCTTGCTGGAACACCTGAACATACTCGACCATCTCGAAAGCCGGCAGTATGAGGTGGCTGCAGATCTGCTTCGCATCCACCTGCGGCTCTCCCGCAACCAGCGACCGCAGGCGGCCAGCCGCGGCGCCCCCGCGCTGTTCGGCATGATCAGCCGGCCGGAATGA
- a CDS encoding ABC transporter permease, whose product MAERSPATRRTLWLVLGLVFAFLYIPIGVLVALSFNEGGLPTAWSGFSLKWYLSLANNSAILSAALNTLIVALVSTAIATLLGTLLAIGVEMRRQYGKGLEALIFAPMIIPDIVLAIALLSFFSMLNLTMGLHTIILAHVVFNLAFVCSVVRARLKSFDWSIVEASADLGASAVTTFQRVTLPVILPAVIAGALLAFTLSVDEFIIAFFTSGAGRASTTLPMQIYAMIRFGITPEINALATIVMAVSITALTLSQRLNRGIIGQ is encoded by the coding sequence ATGGCTGAGCGTTCCCCAGCCACGCGGCGCACGCTCTGGCTCGTGCTCGGCCTCGTCTTTGCCTTCCTCTATATCCCGATCGGCGTGCTGGTGGCACTGTCCTTCAACGAAGGCGGGCTGCCGACGGCATGGTCGGGCTTTTCGCTGAAATGGTATCTTTCGCTGGCCAACAACTCCGCGATCCTTTCCGCCGCGCTCAACACGCTGATCGTGGCGCTGGTTTCCACCGCCATCGCCACACTGCTCGGCACGCTGCTGGCGATCGGCGTCGAGATGCGCCGGCAATATGGCAAGGGCCTGGAAGCGCTGATCTTCGCGCCGATGATCATTCCCGACATCGTGCTGGCGATCGCGCTGCTGTCGTTCTTTTCCATGCTCAACCTGACCATGGGGCTGCACACCATCATCCTCGCCCATGTCGTCTTCAATCTCGCCTTCGTCTGCTCGGTGGTGCGTGCCCGGCTGAAGAGTTTCGACTGGTCGATCGTCGAGGCCTCCGCCGACCTCGGCGCCTCCGCCGTAACCACGTTCCAGCGCGTGACCTTGCCGGTCATCCTGCCGGCGGTGATCGCCGGCGCGCTGCTTGCTTTCACGCTTTCGGTTGACGAGTTCATCATCGCCTTCTTCACATCCGGCGCCGGCCGTGCCTCGACCACGCTGCCGATGCAGATCTACGCCATGATCCGCTTCGGCATCACGCCGGAGATCAATGCGCTGGCAACCATCGTCATGGCTGTCTCCATCACCGCGTTGACCCTGTCGCAGCGGCTCAATCGAGGGATTATCGGCCAATGA
- a CDS encoding nucleotide disphospho-sugar-binding domain-containing protein: MTRKASPTIALFPEASFGAALNCVGIAQALRAKGARPVFICHAGFSGVFADYGFQEYQLPTDEPLSDSERQSYWQAFVRRHLPHFRLSPIDQLETYVAPTWQAIVDTAVNAEGPLRQLLARLKPDAVVLDNVIMFPAIAAAGCPWVRVVSCAETELPDARVPPYLSGLGADDPQRAAFEARYLSASAPAHDRFNRFRVDAGLAPLPKGLFLESSPHLNLLLTPTIVRRERAEPLDPARFVYLEGCVRSEGPFEVPVFPRNGGPLVYVSFGSLGAMDVGLIERMLAVFDRLPARFIVNAGGLRDAYRAVPDNVYLDAWFPQPSVVAKSDLFIHHGGNNSFCEALRFGVPSLIMPYCWDGHDNARRAEETGTGDHIGRDGWTEGVLERAILGLLADAAMRARLRDNAAQMALKPGTDVAAQAILSLIRT; encoded by the coding sequence TTGACGCGTAAAGCCAGCCCGACCATCGCGCTGTTTCCCGAAGCCAGTTTCGGGGCGGCGCTGAATTGCGTCGGCATCGCGCAGGCGTTGCGGGCCAAGGGCGCCCGGCCGGTCTTCATCTGCCATGCGGGCTTCTCCGGCGTCTTTGCCGACTATGGTTTCCAGGAATACCAGCTGCCGACCGACGAGCCGCTGAGCGACAGCGAGCGCCAGAGCTACTGGCAGGCCTTCGTGCGCCGGCACCTGCCGCATTTCAGGCTCAGCCCGATCGACCAGCTCGAAACCTATGTCGCGCCGACCTGGCAAGCGATCGTCGATACGGCGGTCAATGCAGAGGGGCCGCTGCGCCAATTGCTGGCGCGGCTGAAGCCCGACGCGGTGGTGCTCGACAATGTCATCATGTTCCCGGCGATCGCCGCCGCCGGCTGCCCCTGGGTGCGTGTCGTCTCCTGCGCCGAGACGGAGCTGCCCGACGCCCGGGTGCCACCCTACCTATCCGGCCTCGGAGCCGATGACCCGCAACGCGCGGCGTTCGAGGCCCGCTATCTCTCGGCCTCCGCGCCCGCGCATGACCGCTTCAATCGCTTTCGCGTGGACGCCGGCCTGGCGCCGTTGCCGAAGGGCCTGTTCCTTGAAAGCTCGCCCCACCTCAATCTGCTGCTGACGCCGACGATCGTGCGCCGCGAGCGTGCCGAGCCGCTCGATCCGGCCCGCTTCGTCTATCTCGAAGGCTGTGTGCGATCGGAAGGACCGTTCGAGGTGCCGGTCTTCCCGCGCAATGGCGGACCGCTGGTCTATGTCAGCTTCGGCAGCCTCGGCGCCATGGATGTCGGGCTGATCGAGCGCATGCTCGCCGTCTTCGACAGGCTGCCGGCGCGTTTCATCGTCAATGCCGGCGGCCTGCGCGACGCCTATCGCGCGGTGCCGGACAATGTCTATCTCGACGCCTGGTTTCCGCAGCCTTCGGTGGTGGCGAAGTCCGACCTGTTCATCCACCATGGCGGCAACAACAGCTTTTGCGAGGCGCTGCGCTTCGGCGTGCCGTCGCTGATCATGCCCTATTGCTGGGACGGACACGACAATGCGCGCCGCGCCGAAGAGACCGGTACCGGCGACCATATCGGCCGTGACGGCTGGACCGAAGGAGTATTGGAGAGAGCCATTCTCGGCCTGCTGGCCGATGCCGCCATGCGCGCCCGCCTGAGGGACAATGCAGCCCAGATGGCGCTGAAACCCGGAACGGACGTGGCCGCCCAAGCCATACTCTCCCTGATACGGACGTGA
- a CDS encoding cupin domain-containing protein, with translation MPTPHWPKASTVELDDWGAGSNTLAGAPRASGKILSRNPDGSSECGLWSCTPGTRKVTFAADEFCHFLSGHGSYVHENGEQIPVEAGTLVFFPAGWTGISIITQTLTKAFMCR, from the coding sequence ATGCCGACACCGCACTGGCCAAAGGCCTCAACCGTGGAACTGGACGACTGGGGCGCGGGCAGCAATACGCTTGCCGGCGCGCCGCGCGCCTCCGGCAAGATCCTGTCGCGGAACCCGGACGGATCGAGCGAATGCGGCCTGTGGTCATGCACGCCGGGCACCCGCAAGGTCACCTTCGCCGCCGACGAGTTCTGCCACTTCCTGTCGGGTCACGGCAGCTATGTCCATGAGAATGGGGAGCAAATTCCGGTCGAGGCCGGCACGCTCGTGTTCTTCCCCGCCGGCTGGACCGGCATCTCCATCATCACGCAAACGCTGACCAAGGCCTTCATGTGCCGGTGA
- a CDS encoding cupin domain-containing protein, whose protein sequence is MTSSAPHLHHASTRTDLVDWGTQPDALEGASHSTGRLVHKGPNNQPESGIWVCTPGRWRLSIPRDELCHFVAGRATYRSDVGEVIEVSTGTVVMFPAGWTGECTVHETMRNVYMLA, encoded by the coding sequence GTGACCTCTTCCGCCCCACACCTCCACCACGCCTCCACCCGCACCGACCTCGTCGACTGGGGCACCCAGCCCGATGCACTGGAAGGCGCCTCGCATTCCACCGGCAGGCTGGTGCACAAGGGTCCGAACAACCAGCCGGAATCCGGCATCTGGGTGTGCACGCCGGGCCGTTGGCGGCTCTCGATCCCGCGCGATGAATTGTGCCATTTCGTCGCCGGCCGCGCGACCTACCGATCGGATGTCGGTGAAGTGATAGAAGTGTCGACCGGGACCGTGGTCATGTTTCCCGCCGGCTGGACAGGCGAATGCACCGTGCATGAGACCATGCGCAACGTCTACATGCTGGCCTGA
- a CDS encoding aldehyde dehydrogenase family protein: MHFSPDQPTFFVNPGYRPMAGASKPVIDPATLETVGAITAASDDEIDAVLTAATTAQVSWKKLDAKSRARHLHAVANAIEAADFTRCAELMVREMGKPYPEAIGEIANCAPIFRYYAEMARDDAGKVAGTTQAGSFQYARYEPYGVSVHIMPYNFPILLMCWTVAASLAAGNACIIKPAEATTLSTLDYMAVFRSLPEGLVSCLPGGAVTAQALITSDRTHAVAFTGSVAAGKAVAVACAERMKPCVIEAGGSDPLIISEHAPLEVAAAGSVTAAFHLTGQVCTSAERFFVVDAVHDRFVELFAERTRALRIGNGMDKTEIGPLVSESARAKVMRLVDDAIAHGAKAVTGGRIPPAHNTGWFYEPTILTGVTPDMAIVREECFGPVAAICRVKDFDEAIRLANDSPFGLGASVFTTDLAEAHEAAERLEAGMVWVNNPLIDNDALPFGGWKASGLGRELGRQGLDAFRRSKMVIIDHKPEIQGWWYPYPDSWFRETGGRKHV; encoded by the coding sequence ATGCATTTCTCCCCTGACCAGCCGACTTTCTTCGTCAATCCGGGCTACCGGCCGATGGCTGGCGCAAGCAAACCGGTGATCGACCCGGCCACGCTTGAAACGGTTGGCGCCATCACCGCGGCCAGCGACGACGAAATCGACGCCGTGCTCACTGCCGCAACCACGGCGCAGGTTAGCTGGAAAAAACTCGACGCCAAGAGCCGAGCCAGGCATCTGCATGCCGTCGCCAATGCCATCGAGGCGGCGGATTTCACCCGCTGCGCCGAACTGATGGTGCGAGAGATGGGCAAGCCCTATCCCGAAGCCATCGGCGAGATCGCCAATTGCGCGCCGATCTTCCGCTACTATGCCGAGATGGCGCGCGACGACGCCGGCAAGGTCGCCGGCACGACGCAGGCCGGCTCCTTCCAATATGCGCGCTACGAGCCCTATGGCGTCTCCGTCCACATCATGCCCTACAATTTTCCGATCCTGCTGATGTGCTGGACGGTGGCCGCCTCGCTTGCCGCGGGGAATGCCTGCATCATCAAGCCGGCCGAGGCGACGACGCTGTCGACGCTGGACTATATGGCCGTGTTCCGCTCGCTGCCGGAAGGCCTTGTCTCCTGCCTGCCGGGCGGCGCGGTCACCGCGCAGGCACTGATCACTTCGGACCGCACCCATGCGGTTGCCTTCACCGGCTCGGTCGCCGCCGGCAAGGCGGTCGCGGTGGCCTGCGCCGAGCGCATGAAACCTTGCGTCATCGAGGCGGGCGGCAGCGATCCGCTGATCATCAGCGAACATGCCCCGCTCGAGGTCGCGGCCGCCGGCAGTGTCACCGCCGCCTTCCACCTCACCGGCCAGGTCTGCACCTCGGCCGAGCGTTTCTTCGTCGTCGACGCCGTGCACGACCGCTTTGTCGAATTGTTCGCCGAGAGGACACGCGCGCTGCGCATCGGTAACGGCATGGACAAGACCGAGATCGGGCCGCTGGTCAGCGAGAGTGCGCGGGCCAAGGTGATGCGGTTGGTCGATGACGCCATTGCACACGGAGCGAAGGCCGTCACCGGCGGGCGCATCCCGCCAGCGCACAACACGGGCTGGTTCTACGAACCGACGATCCTGACCGGCGTCACCCCTGACATGGCGATCGTGCGCGAGGAATGTTTCGGGCCGGTCGCCGCCATCTGCCGGGTGAAGGATTTCGACGAGGCGATCCGGCTTGCCAATGACAGCCCGTTCGGGCTCGGCGCCTCGGTGTTCACGACAGACCTCGCCGAGGCGCATGAGGCGGCCGAGCGGCTCGAAGCCGGCATGGTCTGGGTCAACAACCCGCTGATCGACAATGACGCCTTGCCCTTCGGTGGCTGGAAGGCATCAGGCCTTGGCCGCGAGCTTGGACGCCAGGGGCTCGATGCCTTCCGCCGTTCCAAGATGGTCATCATCGATCACAAGCCCGAAATCCAGGGCTGGTGGTATCCCTACCCGGACAGCTGGTTCCGCGAGACAGGCGGCCGCAAGCATGTGTGA
- a CDS encoding ABC transporter ATP-binding protein produces the protein MSEPRTLLAIDHVSKKFGRVTAVDGISLDIRENEFFALLGPSGCGKTTLLRMLAGFETPTDGRILLDGKDIARTPPNKRPVNLMFQSYALFPHMSVRANVSYGLEMERLPAKEIRSRVDAILATTELVPFADRKPEQLSGGQKQRVALARALVKCPRLLLLDEPLGALDKKLRGAMQLELKRLQHEVGITFVIVTHDQEESLVMADRMAVLKDGRLLQCDTPHAIYEHPADRFVADFIGVMNFVPGKAAADGVVAANGARITGKVPATLSPGASAVASVRPERIRLFPSAETANRTTGTVEALAYHGLDLQLHVRTPLSPKPFMVRVTADAADRRPVASGDQLELGWDAADVRIFEE, from the coding sequence ATGAGCGAACCGCGCACGCTGCTGGCCATCGACCATGTGTCGAAGAAATTCGGCCGCGTCACCGCCGTCGACGGCATCTCGCTCGATATCCGGGAGAACGAGTTCTTCGCGCTGCTTGGGCCCTCCGGCTGCGGCAAGACCACGCTTCTGCGCATGCTGGCCGGCTTCGAGACGCCGACCGACGGACGCATCCTGCTCGACGGCAAGGACATCGCCAGGACGCCGCCCAACAAGCGGCCGGTCAATCTGATGTTCCAGTCCTACGCGCTGTTCCCACATATGAGCGTGCGCGCCAATGTCTCCTACGGGCTGGAGATGGAGCGTTTGCCGGCTAAAGAAATCCGCTCACGCGTCGACGCCATCCTGGCGACCACCGAACTCGTCCCGTTCGCCGACCGCAAGCCTGAGCAATTGTCCGGCGGCCAGAAGCAGCGCGTCGCGCTCGCCCGTGCCCTGGTCAAGTGCCCCCGGCTGCTGCTGCTCGACGAGCCGCTCGGCGCGCTCGACAAGAAACTGCGCGGTGCCATGCAGCTGGAGCTGAAGCGCCTGCAGCACGAGGTCGGCATCACCTTCGTCATCGTCACCCACGACCAGGAAGAATCGCTTGTCATGGCCGACCGCATGGCGGTGCTGAAAGACGGCAGGCTGCTGCAATGCGACACGCCGCACGCGATCTATGAACATCCCGCGGACCGCTTCGTCGCCGACTTCATCGGCGTGATGAATTTCGTGCCCGGCAAGGCCGCCGCCGATGGCGTGGTCGCTGCAAACGGCGCGCGCATCACGGGCAAGGTCCCCGCCACACTTTCACCTGGCGCATCGGCGGTTGCCTCGGTGCGGCCCGAACGCATCCGATTGTTCCCGTCAGCCGAGACCGCCAACCGCACGACCGGCACGGTCGAGGCGCTGGCCTATCACGGACTCGACCTGCAGCTGCATGTCCGCACGCCTTTGTCGCCAAAGCCGTTCATGGTGCGCGTCACCGCGGATGCCGCCGACCGCAGGCCTGTCGCATCAGGCGACCAGCTCGAACTCGGCTGGGACGCCGCCGACGTCAGAATTTTTGAGGAATAG